Proteins encoded within one genomic window of Onychostoma macrolepis isolate SWU-2019 chromosome 11, ASM1243209v1, whole genome shotgun sequence:
- the LOC131549717 gene encoding oocyte zinc finger protein XlCOF7.2-like isoform X4, with protein sequence MGLVSIHSFLIKRMTAVAEEIFNALKDNITEYEQELERLRQENCCLRSALTETHHDTQPDGVLQGPVGSELSEIQVKVEVATVMPNEPLTHEASTSTSPLSEDFKWQEPDQSLSLLPNVMLKNADLQSSITVKSERCDDQTGESNSSAVQSGSDCDDEIPVPEQDPPSPQLYIETSDEEVQKEIKNHENTSICKICSKSFCTEGSLQRHMLVHQNMTPFCCDSCGSCFQSKFYLKEHERLHTVLVTSHQSLCLRPPLELHSLVNV encoded by the exons ATGGGACTTGTGTCTATTCATTCGTTTTTAATAAAGCGCATGACAGCAGTGGCTGAAGAAATATTTAACGCTCTCAAAGACAATATCACTGAATATGAGCAGGAGCTCGAGCGCCTGAGGCAGGAGAACTGTTGTCTGAGGAGCGCACTGACTGAAACACACCACG ATACTCAGCCAGATGGAGTTCTGCAAGGTCCAGTGGGTTCAGAGCTCTCAGAAATACAAGTAAAGGTGGAGGTTGCCACTGTGATGCCCAATGAGCCTTTGACTCATGAAGCTTCTACTAGTACTTCGCCCCTTTCTGAAGATTTTAAATGGCAGGAACCTGATCAGTCCCTCTCACTTCTGCCAAATGTGATGTTGAAGAATGCAGATCTTCAGTCATCCATCACGGTTAAGTCAGAGCGGTGTGATGATCAGACCGGTGAATCAAACTCATCTGCAGTGCAGTCTGGCAGTGATTGTGATGATGAAATTCCAGTTCCTGAACAAGACCCTCCTTCTCCTCAACTTTACATTGAAACTTCTGATGAGGAGGTACAAAAGGAAATTAAAAATCACGAGAACACATCAATATGCAAAATTTGTAGCAAGTCTTTCTGCACCGAAGGAAGTTTGCAGAGACACATGCTGGTGCACCAGAACATGACGCCATTCTGCTGTGATTCATGTGGGAGTTGTTTTCAATCGAAATTCTACTTGAAAGAACATGAGAGACTCCATACAG TGCTCGTCACTTCTCACCAGAGCTTATGCCTACGTCCTCCGCTGGAGCTCCACTCTCTCGTAAAC gtttag
- the LOC131549717 gene encoding oocyte zinc finger protein XlCOF7.2-like isoform X2 has protein sequence MGLVSIHSFLIKRMTAVAEEIFNALKDNITEYEQELERLRQENCCLRSALTETHHDTQPDGVLQGPVGSELSEIQVKVEVATVMPNEPLTHEASTSTSPLSEDFKWQEPDQSLSLLPNVMLKNADLQSSITVKSERCDDQTGESNSSAVQSGSDCDDEIPVPEQDPPSPQLYIETSDEEVQKEIKNHENTSICKICSKSFCTEGSLQRHMLVHQNMTPFCCDSCGSCFQSKFYLKEHERLHTVLVTSHQSLCLRPPLELHSLVNNNKLDAKQSGFRRGHSTETVLLSVTEALRIAKAHSKSSVLILLDPSAAFDTVNHQILLSTLSSRTSRLG, from the exons ATGGGACTTGTGTCTATTCATTCGTTTTTAATAAAGCGCATGACAGCAGTGGCTGAAGAAATATTTAACGCTCTCAAAGACAATATCACTGAATATGAGCAGGAGCTCGAGCGCCTGAGGCAGGAGAACTGTTGTCTGAGGAGCGCACTGACTGAAACACACCACG ATACTCAGCCAGATGGAGTTCTGCAAGGTCCAGTGGGTTCAGAGCTCTCAGAAATACAAGTAAAGGTGGAGGTTGCCACTGTGATGCCCAATGAGCCTTTGACTCATGAAGCTTCTACTAGTACTTCGCCCCTTTCTGAAGATTTTAAATGGCAGGAACCTGATCAGTCCCTCTCACTTCTGCCAAATGTGATGTTGAAGAATGCAGATCTTCAGTCATCCATCACGGTTAAGTCAGAGCGGTGTGATGATCAGACCGGTGAATCAAACTCATCTGCAGTGCAGTCTGGCAGTGATTGTGATGATGAAATTCCAGTTCCTGAACAAGACCCTCCTTCTCCTCAACTTTACATTGAAACTTCTGATGAGGAGGTACAAAAGGAAATTAAAAATCACGAGAACACATCAATATGCAAAATTTGTAGCAAGTCTTTCTGCACCGAAGGAAGTTTGCAGAGACACATGCTGGTGCACCAGAACATGACGCCATTCTGCTGTGATTCATGTGGGAGTTGTTTTCAATCGAAATTCTACTTGAAAGAACATGAGAGACTCCATACAG TGCTCGTCACTTCTCACCAGAGCTTATGCCTACGTCCTCCGCTGGAGCTCCACTCTCTCGTAAAC aacaacaaactggacgctaaacagtcaggtttcaggaggggccattcaactgagactgtgCTTCtttcggtcactgaagccctgcgaattgcaaaagcccattccaaatcatcagtcctcattctgctggatccatctgccgcgtttgacactgtcaatcatcagatactcctctccaccctctcatcacggACATCTCGGcttggatga
- the LOC131549717 gene encoding zinc finger protein 300-like isoform X3, which produces MGLVSIHSFLIKRMTAVAEEIFNALKDNITEYEQELERLRQENCCLRSALTETHHDTQPDGVLQGPVGSELSEIQVKVEVATVMPNEPLTHEASTSTSPLSEDFKWQEPDQSLSLLPNVMLKNADLQSSITVKSERCDDQTGESNSSAVQSGSDCDDEIPVPEQDPPSPQLYIETSDEEVQKEIKNHENTSICKICSKSFCTEGSLQRHMLVHQNMTPFCCDSCGSCFQSKFYLKEHERLHTVLVTSHQSLCLRPPLELHSLVNGAEQLFHKLLMLTQRM; this is translated from the exons ATGGGACTTGTGTCTATTCATTCGTTTTTAATAAAGCGCATGACAGCAGTGGCTGAAGAAATATTTAACGCTCTCAAAGACAATATCACTGAATATGAGCAGGAGCTCGAGCGCCTGAGGCAGGAGAACTGTTGTCTGAGGAGCGCACTGACTGAAACACACCACG ATACTCAGCCAGATGGAGTTCTGCAAGGTCCAGTGGGTTCAGAGCTCTCAGAAATACAAGTAAAGGTGGAGGTTGCCACTGTGATGCCCAATGAGCCTTTGACTCATGAAGCTTCTACTAGTACTTCGCCCCTTTCTGAAGATTTTAAATGGCAGGAACCTGATCAGTCCCTCTCACTTCTGCCAAATGTGATGTTGAAGAATGCAGATCTTCAGTCATCCATCACGGTTAAGTCAGAGCGGTGTGATGATCAGACCGGTGAATCAAACTCATCTGCAGTGCAGTCTGGCAGTGATTGTGATGATGAAATTCCAGTTCCTGAACAAGACCCTCCTTCTCCTCAACTTTACATTGAAACTTCTGATGAGGAGGTACAAAAGGAAATTAAAAATCACGAGAACACATCAATATGCAAAATTTGTAGCAAGTCTTTCTGCACCGAAGGAAGTTTGCAGAGACACATGCTGGTGCACCAGAACATGACGCCATTCTGCTGTGATTCATGTGGGAGTTGTTTTCAATCGAAATTCTACTTGAAAGAACATGAGAGACTCCATACAG TGCTCGTCACTTCTCACCAGAGCTTATGCCTACGTCCTCCGCTGGAGCTCCACTCTCTCGTAAAC
- the LOC131549717 gene encoding zinc finger protein 184-like isoform X1 — MGLVSIHSFLIKRMTAVAEEIFNALKDNITEYEQELERLRQENCCLRSALTETHHDTQPDGVLQGPVGSELSEIQVKVEVATVMPNEPLTHEASTSTSPLSEDFKWQEPDQSLSLLPNVMLKNADLQSSITVKSERCDDQTGESNSSAVQSGSDCDDEIPVPEQDPPSPQLYIETSDEEVQKEIKNHENTSICKICSKSFCTEGSLQRHMLVHQNMTPFCCDSCGSCFQSKFYLKEHERLHTEIRAKNQTEDPVNSRLSHVEITLQPDSVNVNANSRQSTRLSLSAQGPGKFPFHCKICDRPFRRQKSMKNHMLSHQGDRNYPCIFCGRRFLKSWHLAEHLRIHTGEKPFGCNKCGKTFVQWNQARSHIIKHHEGDMSLLSKEKT, encoded by the exons ATGGGACTTGTGTCTATTCATTCGTTTTTAATAAAGCGCATGACAGCAGTGGCTGAAGAAATATTTAACGCTCTCAAAGACAATATCACTGAATATGAGCAGGAGCTCGAGCGCCTGAGGCAGGAGAACTGTTGTCTGAGGAGCGCACTGACTGAAACACACCACG ATACTCAGCCAGATGGAGTTCTGCAAGGTCCAGTGGGTTCAGAGCTCTCAGAAATACAAGTAAAGGTGGAGGTTGCCACTGTGATGCCCAATGAGCCTTTGACTCATGAAGCTTCTACTAGTACTTCGCCCCTTTCTGAAGATTTTAAATGGCAGGAACCTGATCAGTCCCTCTCACTTCTGCCAAATGTGATGTTGAAGAATGCAGATCTTCAGTCATCCATCACGGTTAAGTCAGAGCGGTGTGATGATCAGACCGGTGAATCAAACTCATCTGCAGTGCAGTCTGGCAGTGATTGTGATGATGAAATTCCAGTTCCTGAACAAGACCCTCCTTCTCCTCAACTTTACATTGAAACTTCTGATGAGGAGGTACAAAAGGAAATTAAAAATCACGAGAACACATCAATATGCAAAATTTGTAGCAAGTCTTTCTGCACCGAAGGAAGTTTGCAGAGACACATGCTGGTGCACCAGAACATGACGCCATTCTGCTGTGATTCATGTGGGAGTTGTTTTCAATCGAAATTCTACTTGAAAGAACATGAGAGACTCCATACAG AAATACGAGCAAAGAATCAGACCGAAGATCCAGTGAACTCACGGCTCTCCCATGTGGAAATAACTCTGCAGCCGGACAGTGTAAATGTGAATGCAAACTCACGGCAATCTACTAGATTAAGTCTCTCTGCTCAAGGCCCTGGAAAATTTCCTTTTCATTGCAAGATATGTGACAGGCCATTTAGACGTCAAAAGAGCATGAAAAACCACATGCTTTCGCACCAAGGTGATCGAAACTACCCGTGTATATTCTGTGGCAGAAGGTTCCTTAAGAGCTGGCATCTCGCAGAACATTTAAGAATTCACACTGGTGAAAAACCATTTGGATGCAATAAATGTGGAAAGACATTTGTTCAGTGGAATCAGGCGAGGTCACATATAATTAAGCATCATGAAGGAGATATGTCACTGTTATCAAAGGAAAAAACCTAA
- the LOC131549717 gene encoding zinc finger protein 888-like isoform X5: MPNEPLTHEASTSTSPLSEDFKWQEPDQSLSLLPNVMLKNADLQSSITVKSERCDDQTGESNSSAVQSGSDCDDEIPVPEQDPPSPQLYIETSDEEVQKEIKNHENTSICKICSKSFCTEGSLQRHMLVHQNMTPFCCDSCGSCFQSKFYLKEHERLHTEIRAKNQTEDPVNSRLSHVEITLQPDSVNVNANSRQSTRLSLSAQGPGKFPFHCKICDRPFRRQKSMKNHMLSHQGDRNYPCIFCGRRFLKSWHLAEHLRIHTGEKPFGCNKCGKTFVQWNQARSHIIKHHEGDMSLLSKEKT, translated from the exons ATGCCCAATGAGCCTTTGACTCATGAAGCTTCTACTAGTACTTCGCCCCTTTCTGAAGATTTTAAATGGCAGGAACCTGATCAGTCCCTCTCACTTCTGCCAAATGTGATGTTGAAGAATGCAGATCTTCAGTCATCCATCACGGTTAAGTCAGAGCGGTGTGATGATCAGACCGGTGAATCAAACTCATCTGCAGTGCAGTCTGGCAGTGATTGTGATGATGAAATTCCAGTTCCTGAACAAGACCCTCCTTCTCCTCAACTTTACATTGAAACTTCTGATGAGGAGGTACAAAAGGAAATTAAAAATCACGAGAACACATCAATATGCAAAATTTGTAGCAAGTCTTTCTGCACCGAAGGAAGTTTGCAGAGACACATGCTGGTGCACCAGAACATGACGCCATTCTGCTGTGATTCATGTGGGAGTTGTTTTCAATCGAAATTCTACTTGAAAGAACATGAGAGACTCCATACAG AAATACGAGCAAAGAATCAGACCGAAGATCCAGTGAACTCACGGCTCTCCCATGTGGAAATAACTCTGCAGCCGGACAGTGTAAATGTGAATGCAAACTCACGGCAATCTACTAGATTAAGTCTCTCTGCTCAAGGCCCTGGAAAATTTCCTTTTCATTGCAAGATATGTGACAGGCCATTTAGACGTCAAAAGAGCATGAAAAACCACATGCTTTCGCACCAAGGTGATCGAAACTACCCGTGTATATTCTGTGGCAGAAGGTTCCTTAAGAGCTGGCATCTCGCAGAACATTTAAGAATTCACACTGGTGAAAAACCATTTGGATGCAATAAATGTGGAAAGACATTTGTTCAGTGGAATCAGGCGAGGTCACATATAATTAAGCATCATGAAGGAGATATGTCACTGTTATCAAAGGAAAAAACCTAA
- the LOC131549891 gene encoding zinc finger and BTB domain-containing protein 7B-like — translation MDTQRDLQGPMGSELSEIRVKLEFATVMPHEPLSQASFNTLPLSEGVSGQESPLSLSLLPENEDSGGIDPQSSITVKSERCDELLVTDQEPSSVQRDLESFQGVLRRQRRKRQDALCKIWGKPFRNTGSLQNHMLVHQNERPFCCGLCGSHFKSKYTLKEHGRIHKGDYRYSCPKCGRGFSRSNHVRDHLKAARCYHSSSSRK, via the exons ATGG ATACTCAGAGAGATCTGCAAGGTCCGATGGGTTCAGAGCTCTCAGAAATACGAGTGAAGTTGGAGTTTGCCACTGTGATGCCCCATGAGCCTTTGAGTCAGGCCTCTTTCAATACTTTGCCCCTTTCTGAAGGGGTCTCAGGGCAGGAATCCCCTCTGTCCCTCTCACTTCTGCCAGAGAATGAAGATAGTGGTGGCATAGATCCGCAGTCATCCATCACGGTTAAATCAGAGCGGTGTGATGAACTTCTAGTAACTGATCAAGAGCCGTCATCTGTTCAGCGTGACCTTGAATCCTTTCAAGGGGTCTTACGAAGGCAAAGGAGAAAACGCCAGGATGCATTATGCAAGATTTGGGGCAAGCCTTTCAGGAACACAGGAAGTTTGCAGAATCACATGTTAGTACACCAGAATGAGAGACCTTTCTGCTGTGGATTGTGTGGGAGTCATTTTAAATCCAAATACACCTTGAAAGAACACGGGAGAATCCATAAAGGTGATTATCGCTACAGCTGCCCGAAGTGTGGAAGGGGTTTTTCTCGATCAAATCATGTCAGAGATCACCTTAAGGCAGCTCGCTGTTATCACTCTTCATCCTCCAGAAAATAA